A section of the Terriglobia bacterium genome encodes:
- a CDS encoding cation:proton antiporter encodes MTHTAEPFLLELFFIFVWAKVAGEIFERLGLPAVVGEILAGVVLGPYATRLLDPSATTLSIAEIGAIFLLFTVGLETSPKELVRVGRVSLSVAAAGIVAPFVLGFAYMRFLRGHPAHEATFVAAAMVATSVGITARVLGDLHVLQTRVAKIILGAAVFDDILGMILLAVVAGVASRAGVQWTQLGVVTAEAVIFAVFMIFLAPRLVGHIRPSVERMSTRNAPLILSLALCLGLSVAAERIGMAAIVGAFFAGLAFAEYSPEWNLQPRVNAINELLAPFFFFTMGSRLDLRVFDGSILVASVIVTALAIAAKLVGCGLPVLKEGWPSALKVGVGMTPRGEVALIVALIGLQMNMISQQVYGIVIFMTAATTLLAPPLLRYLFKRDLAKVPAPEEVVTE; translated from the coding sequence ATGACGCACACGGCGGAACCATTCTTGCTCGAGCTGTTCTTCATCTTCGTCTGGGCGAAGGTGGCGGGGGAGATTTTCGAGCGGCTGGGCCTGCCCGCGGTGGTGGGCGAGATCCTGGCGGGTGTCGTCCTCGGCCCCTACGCGACCAGGCTGCTGGACCCGAGCGCGACCACGCTCTCCATCGCCGAGATCGGGGCCATCTTCCTGCTGTTCACGGTGGGACTGGAGACCAGCCCCAAGGAGCTGGTCCGGGTGGGGCGCGTATCGCTGAGCGTGGCGGCCGCCGGCATCGTTGCGCCGTTCGTCCTGGGGTTCGCGTACATGCGCTTCCTGCGCGGCCACCCGGCGCACGAGGCGACCTTCGTGGCCGCCGCCATGGTGGCCACCAGCGTGGGCATCACGGCGCGCGTGCTGGGCGACCTGCACGTGCTGCAAACACGGGTCGCGAAGATCATCCTCGGGGCCGCCGTCTTCGACGACATCCTGGGCATGATCCTGCTGGCGGTGGTGGCCGGGGTGGCTTCCAGGGCGGGCGTCCAGTGGACGCAACTGGGGGTCGTGACCGCCGAGGCCGTGATCTTTGCCGTGTTCATGATCTTCCTCGCGCCCCGCCTCGTAGGGCACATCCGGCCGAGCGTGGAGCGCATGTCCACGCGGAACGCGCCGCTGATCCTGTCCCTGGCCCTTTGTCTGGGACTGTCGGTGGCGGCAGAGCGCATCGGGATGGCGGCCATCGTGGGAGCGTTCTTCGCCGGGCTGGCCTTCGCGGAATATTCCCCGGAGTGGAACCTGCAGCCGCGGGTGAATGCGATCAACGAGCTGCTGGCGCCATTCTTCTTTTTCACCATGGGCTCGCGGCTGGACCTGCGGGTGTTCGACGGGAGCATCCTCGTGGCATCGGTGATCGTCACGGCACTGGCCATCGCGGCCAAGCTGGTCGGCTGCGGGTTGCCGGTCCTGAAAGAAGGCTGGCCCAGCGCGCTGAAGGTGGGTGTGGGCATGACGCCGCGCGGGGAAGTGGCCCTGATCGTGGCCCTGATCGGATTGCAGATGAACATGATCTCGCAGCAGGTGTACGGCATCGTGATCTTCATGACGGCGGCGACCACGCTGCTGGCGCCGCCGCTGCTGCGCTACCTGTTCAAGCGCGACCTGGCGAAAGTGCCGGCGCCGGAAGAGGTCGTCACCGAGTAG
- the fabG gene encoding 3-oxoacyl-[acyl-carrier-protein] reductase → MSDLKGRVALVTGASQGIGRACALTLAQAGATVALAARNEAKTAAVMKEIAGAGGAARAFKLDVANEDEVKSVVKAVVEQYGKVDILVNNAGITRDQLAMRMKRADWDAVLNTNLTGAFLCTQAVIAPMLKQRWGRIINISSVFGRMGQAGQANYAASKAGLIGLTMAMARELASRNITVNAVAPGFIETAMTEGLTPEFRAEALKLIPLGRVGSDMDVAHAVRFLASEEAGYITGHVLNVNGGMLMG, encoded by the coding sequence ATGTCCGACCTGAAAGGGCGAGTGGCGCTGGTGACGGGCGCGTCGCAGGGGATCGGGCGAGCGTGTGCGCTCACGCTGGCGCAGGCGGGCGCGACGGTGGCGCTGGCCGCGCGCAACGAGGCGAAGACCGCCGCCGTCATGAAAGAGATCGCCGGCGCGGGCGGCGCCGCGCGCGCCTTCAAGCTCGACGTGGCCAACGAAGACGAGGTGAAGTCCGTCGTCAAGGCAGTGGTCGAGCAGTACGGGAAGGTCGACATCCTGGTGAACAATGCGGGCATCACCCGCGACCAGCTCGCCATGCGCATGAAGCGCGCCGACTGGGACGCCGTGCTCAACACCAACCTGACCGGGGCCTTCCTCTGCACCCAGGCAGTGATCGCGCCCATGCTGAAACAAAGGTGGGGCAGGATCATCAATATCAGCAGCGTGTTCGGGCGGATGGGGCAGGCGGGGCAGGCGAACTATGCCGCGTCGAAGGCGGGGCTGATCGGGCTGACCATGGCGATGGCGCGCGAGCTGGCGTCGCGCAACATCACGGTCAATGCGGTCGCGCCCGGATTCATCGAGACGGCCATGACCGAGGGCCTGACGCCCGAGTTCCGGGCGGAAGCGCTCAAGCTGATCCCGCTGGGACGCGTGGGGAGCGACATGGACGTGGCCCACGCGGTGCGCTTCCTGGCCT